The Sediminicola sp. YIK13 genomic sequence TCATAATATTCTCTGGTTTGCGTCTGGAAGACATGCACCACAACATTTACGTAGTCCATTAAGACCCACTCCGAATTATCGGAACCTTCAACGTGCCAAGGCTTATCTTTTAAGCCCTTACTTACAGTTTTTTGGATTGAGTTGACGATTGCATTTACATGCGTATTGGAAGTACCATCACAGATAATAAAGTAATCACATACAGTGTTCTCAATTTCTCTAAGATCGAGTATATTTATATGGTTTCCTTTTACTTCTTCTATTCCGAATAAAATTGAAGTGATTAATTCATCTTGACTAACTTTACTATTCTGCATTCAAAAATTTTATATTTTACAAAGTTATTGTTTTTTTGTTTTTTTAGCTATTGTTTTTAACATAAGATTGTGCAAGAAAACAACTACTTACCTATGCAGATAATCAAACTTAATGCCACGGAATCTACAAATGCCTACTTAAAGGAGTTATTGGCAGAGGTTGCATTGAAAGATTTTACGGTTGTAGTGGCCAGTGAACAATCTAAAGGAAGAGGGCAGATGGGTACCTTATGGGAATCGGAACCTGGTAAAAACCTGACTTTTAGTGTATTGAAGAGGTTTGATAATTTTTTGGTATCCAATCAATTTATGATCAATGTGTTGGTTTCCATGGCGCTATATGAGCATTTAAAGAAGCTTCATATACCCGATCTATGTGTTAAATGGCCAAACGACATTCTGTCAGGTCACCATAAGATAGCGGGGATCCTAATTGAAAATATCCTTTCTGGCGATAAAATTCAGTCGTCCGTCATAGGGATTGGACTGAATGTGAACCAAATCCACTTCAATAATCTTCCAAATGTTTCTTCCTTAAAACTGATTTCAGGTAAAAATTTGGACTTGGAGGAGCTTTTAACGTCTCTTTTGGAAACAATGGGGGAGCTGTTTGAGATCTTAAAGTCCAAAAGTCCCGCAAAAGAAAAGGCACTCCTTGAAAAATACAAAAGTGTGCTCTTTAGAAAAGATAAGCCTTCAACGTTCAGAAATGAGAATGACCAATTATTTATGGGTTTCATTACCGATGTATCATCGGAAGGGAAACTCATCATTACCTTGGAAGATGGTATAAAAAAAGAATTCGGTCTAAAGGAAATTAAATTGTTGTACTAGATTTTGTGAAGGTTTTCGGATAAGGTTCCCATAAAATTGGTAATAGGGGTTTTTATCATCATGGCCATCATGGCGTTAAATTCGCCTTCGAAACTTAGTACAACGTCGCTTTCATTTTCATCTAGGGATACGATGTCTGCCGTTAGTGTAAAGGGTAATTTATCGCTGGCAGCGCCTAAAACAACCTTGTTATATGGGTTTTTGTCCTTTAGTTTTAGAACAATTTCTGGCATTCCCTTTAAGGCGAATAAAAATTTATCTTCACCCAAAACTTCAAATTTACTAATGTTTTCAGGCATTAATTTTTCAAAATTTTTGATGTCAAGCAAAAAATCATAGACTTCCTTATCGCTTTTTGCTATCGTTTTTTTCGGAGTTTCAATATGCATAATAAAGTTATTTATTCCATTCCGCAGGATTGTTTTTCCATGCAAGAAGTGTGTTCAATTGAGCTTCTTTGATATAATTGGTCTCAGAAGCCTGTTTTATCAGATGGTCATAATCACTCAAGGTGTGCAATTCCACATCTTTCTCTTTAAAGTTGTCCACAGCAACGGAAAAACCATAGGTGAATATGGCGATCATTCCTTTAACATTTGCGCCACTTTCTTTAAGTGCATCTACCGCATTAAGACTACTTTTTCCTGTGCTTATTAAATCTTCGATGACCACAACAGTCTGATTCGCTTCCAAATAACCCTCAATTTGGTTTTGTCTTCCGTGAGATTTAGGCTCTGGACGCACATAGACAAAAGGAAGGCCCAAAGTTTCGGCAACCAGCATACCAATACCAATGGCTCCGGTAGCTACCCCAGCAATCACATCTGGCTTTCCATAAAGGTTTTCTACTTGCTTGGCCATCTCATCGCGAACATAATTTCGTATGGTAGGATAGGATAAGATTATTCTATTGTCACAATAGATTGGAGATTTCCAACCCGAAGCCCATGTAAATGGATTTTCAGGTGTCAACTTTATTGCATTAATTTGCAACAAAAGCTCTGCTGTTTTATTTGCGGTGTCTTTATTTAAAACCATGACGCAAATGTATAAAGTTTTTGTTAATGAGTCCGTTCTTATTTTAACAAATAAACTCTCGGAAACAGACAACAGCAAATATTTTTTGTTGAATGGTAAATCTATCAATGCAGCCATTGCTGCGTTGGCAAAGAATAAAATTACCGAGGCTTATATCTATCATCCCAATCACGAAGAAATTCTTAAAAAGTTTACCAAAAAGATTCCTTTGGTGGTAGCGGCAGGCGGAGTTGTGACCAATAAGGAAGGGAAGGTTCTTTTTATTTACAGGAATGACAAATGGGATTTACCCAAAGGAAAAGTAGATAAGGGAGAGACCCTGCCAGATGCCGCAATAAGAGAGGTAGAGGAGGAAACCGGGGTACGCGGATTGAAAATTGAGAACTTTCTTAGGACTACCTATCACATATTCAAAAGAAACGGTACTTATAAATTAAAAGAGGTGCATTGGTACGCCATGCGAACGGCATATAGAGGTCCGTTAGTGGGTCAGGCCGATGAAGGGATTGTGAAAGTAAAATGGAAAGGACCTAAAAAAATTAAAAAGGCACTTCAGAATTCTTATACCAACATCAAAATTCTCTTCGAGGATTAATTATTATTGTGATGCCAGGCCGCTATCTTTCAGTATGCGGTAAACCGGATACTGCATATGTGCAGACTCATAGTATTCAGAATGTACAAAAAGCCAGTCTAACTGGGCATACCAGTTTTGGGCAAAATCTGGCTCCATTTCCTTCTTGAGCTGAAATTCCAAATTCAAAGAGTTGTTTTCCTGTAACATTTCAAGTGCTATATCTTCAAACACATAGGGAGAAAATCCCTCTTTCCTGCTTAGTATAGTATCAAAGAAATTCCAGTTGAAAAATGAGTCAGGTGCCTCTGGTTCCAGTGTTTCCAGGAGATACCTCATTCCTGGTTGGTTGGTGGGCACCAAATAATCGCCTTGCAAAAATCTTATGGTATCCGATTTTTTGGAAATTTTAGTTCCGTAGTGTGGGTAGTGGCCTTCATAGGGCCGGTCATAGGTGCTGTAGGCTTCAATTTTGTACGATTCTACCAAAAAAGTGGAGTCCTGTTGAAGTGTTTTGTAGCTAATTTGGTTTTTTGCAAGGAGGTCTACTACTTTTGACCATCCTTTCTTAATGATATATGCCTTGGGTACTTCTACGATCACTGAAGGCTTAAAGTTATCGCTGTAGGCTACCTTTTTCGTGAAAGGTCTTTTTCTATCGTATTTTAGGCGAGGGAGTCCGGTGACTTCACTGATCAGGGTGTCCGCTTCAAAACCCTTAAAATTTAAGGTAGACACTTTTGTGCTGTCCACTTCCCATTGTAATGGATAGTAGTCCATTTCCAATTGTTCGGAAAAGGCATGCTCCCTTAACTCCTTAATTTTCTTTGTATCCGTATCCGCTATTTCTATCATCTTGACCATCAAATGGTACGTTCCCTCCACTCTTTTCTTGTAGGGTTTTAACATATGTGTCTCTACCATCATCCCAAGGGTGTTCCATAAAGTTGTATAACCTGTGGAATATCTGGGGGAGTCCATAAATTGGGAAAAACCTTTTTCGGGCACTGTATTAAATACATTTACATAAGGGGTGATGTTCCAATTGGAGGCAGCTAAGGATTCCTCCAATTTGGGCCTCAATTCCTGGTTTAGGTACGTGCCCAGGTCTCCACCAAGCTTGTTGTGCTGCGTAAATAGATGCGTAAGGGTGTATTGGTAGTCAGCGCCATTGCTTACATGGTTGTCAATAAAAATATCCGGTTTTACCAAATGAAAAATATCGGCAAAAGTTTTTGCGTTTTTAGTATCGGATTTAATGAAGTCTCTATTGAGGTCATAATTTTGGGCATTTCCCCTAAAGCCATAGGATTCAGGTCCGTTTTGATTGGCACGGGTGGTAGAGTTCCTATTTAATGCGCCATCAATGTTATATATAGGAATAGTTGTGATCACCGTGTTTTTTGGAGGCGTAATTTTTTCGACCGCCAAATCTCTGAAAAGGGCCATGGTAGCATCTATCCCGTCACTTTCACCAGGGTGAATGCCGTTGTTGATCAAGACAATGGTTTTGTCCTTACCGATTTTGGAAAAATTGAAATCCCCGTCTAAGTTAAAGGTCACAATATGTAAAGGGTTGCCACTATCGGTCTCACCAATAGTCTGTATGTTGATCGCGGGAAATCCCTTGGCCAATTGGATGTAGAATTCAATGACCTCATTATAGGTAGCGGTCTGATTGCCATTTGAATTTTCAAATGGGGTTGGATATTCAGCTATTTTATCTTCTATTTTTTTTTCACAGGAAAGTAGCAGGAACAGAATAGAAAAGATTAAAAAATATCTCATTTACTTAAAGGTATTGGCTGGACATTATTGGTAATGTCTTTTCAAAATTAAGCAAATTTAAAGTTCAAAGGCTAAGCAGCATTTGTTATTTCTTCAATTTCGTTTCTCCTTATGGGCTTGGTCTTATATTCTATCGTGTGGTGGGTTCTAGATTTGAAGGTTTCCGATTTTCGTTTGTCGCAAGGGTCTATGGAAGAGGTGACAATATTTATATATACTTTTTTATCTAATTTTAGAGTGATAAATTCTTCCAAGAACTCCCAACCGTCCATTATGGGCATATTGATATCCAAGAAAATGATACTTGGTACCTCATTATTTTCTTCAATCATTTTCCGAATACCTTCCAGTGCAAGCCTTCCATTGCCATAGGTGAAAATATTTTCGCAATTAACAACCGTTCCCAGCATTTTTTTTATGCCAAAAACGACGATCGGATCGTCATCTATAATACAAACAGAATTAATCTTTTTCATGAAAGTGTATATTAAATGTGGTGCCTTTCCCAACCTCACTAGTTGTAATAATTTTTCCGTTCATAGCCTCAATCTGGTTCTTTGTAATGTAAAGTCCAATTCCCCTGGCGTCTGTATTATTGTGGAATGTTTTATACATGCCAAATAATTTGCTGCCGTATTTTTTTAGGTCGATACCTAAGCCGTTATCAGCTATACTCAAGACGGTGTAACCTTGACTTCTTTTTATGCTCAAGGTTATTACTGGATCCCTATTGGGATCTTTGTATTTAACTGCATTGGTCATAAAATTCATCAAAATACTATCCAAATAGGCTGGAATGGCTTTGATGTGTACATCCTCGGGGATGTTATTTATGATTTTGGCGTTGTTGTTTCTTAGAAATGCCAAAAGATTTTGTTGCACCGCTTTGATTTTTGAATTCAAATGGATAGGATGCTTGCCTAAATTGACATTGGTGTTAATAGCGACCACCTCGTTTAAATTATCTAGGGTTTCCAATAAATTGTCCGATGCATCGGTCAACATATTAACTATTTTTAATTTTTCATCTTCATTTTTCTCATTGATCAAAAAATCTAATAACATGGAAAAATTAGCAGTATGTGATCTTAAATTATGGGAAACGATATGGGCAAAATTGATTAGTTTTTTATTTTGTAACGAGGATACATTGATCAAATCCCTAAGTTCTTCCTCTTTTTGTTTGAGCTTGGAAATATCCAAACTAAAGCCAACCAAGGCATTGGCTTTGCCGTCTAACCCTTTAACTGGTATCTTGGAAGTTAGGAAATGGGTTGCTATACCATCTTTGGTGATATTTACCGTTTCCTTGCCAATAATTGGTTTCATGGAATTAATGACCTTTAAATCTTCGTTTCTCGATATTTGGGCAATTTTTTTATCGTATAGATCAAAATCGCTTTTTCCAAGCAATTCTTCTTGGTGCTCTACGCCCAAATATTCACATTCGGATTTATTTACAAGTATCTTTCTTGATTCAAGGTCTTTTATATAAACATTTAGGGGTAGATTGTCAATTAACGTACGTAATAAGTTTTCGCTTTCTTGAATTTTTATGTCCTTTAGAGTTTGCTCATTGACATCTTGGAATGTTCCTATTAAACTAATAAGCTTTCCTTTTTTGAAGATAGGTTTACCGGCAGCTATAACCCAAATTTCATTACCTTTTGATGTTATTAATTGAACCTTTTCATTCCAAGGTTTTCCATTTTGAATAGCGCCATCCACCACCTTACTTATTAAACTTCTACTATAACCTTCTTTGTATGAATTTATACCGAATTCTATTGTTGGAACAAAATCCAAAGGGACTTCATGAATATTCTTTACAACATCACACCAATTTAATTCTTTAGTATGTGGATTATATTCCCAGGTGCCAATTTTAGAAAGTTCTCTGGTTTCATGTAAGAGCATTTCTAATTTTTTAGCTTTTACCTCATTTTGAATATATTTGGTTATGTTTTGGGCTTGAACAATTATTCCTATTACATTTTCTTTCTCATCGAACCATGGTATGCTTGTCCATTCGAACCAATTTTTAGTAGTATTACAGTCAATATATAAATCTGTGCCCGATTGCGTTTCTTTGTCAATTAAACATTTTTCAAATATCAATTTCCATTTGGAATTAATTTCTCCAACAAGATCATGTAGAGAACTGCCAATAACTTCGTTTGGATTGAGATTAAATATTTTTATCCATTGATCCGAAGCATGTTCAATTTTATAATTATCATTAATATAAACAGTAGCCATAGGCAATTGCTTTATAAGATAATTGATAGACCTTGATTGTTTGGTATTGACCATTCTAGGGAATTTTCTTACTAAAGTAAACGGATTTTATCTCTTGGCTAAGAGTTTGTTGTGAATAGGACCAAAGTAGTGGTGTTGGCTCCATATAACAAGGTGTGGTGTCTTAAAAAGTCGATGAAATGCAGAAAAATACTACATTTTTAATCGGTAAGGTAAGTGCAAACAGCACTGTTAATTGTGAAAAACCCTTCATTTTTGACCAACGGGTAATTCTTATCTTTAAATGAATAATTAAGGTCGTTGTATTACGGATTTTGTGAATTTAAATCTGTTCTTATTTTTTGACACGAACACTTTCTGGAACCAATCCTGTATAATCCCCACCATTTCTAATAACGTCCCTTACGATAGACGAACTGATATAGGATTTGCCAGAGGAAGTGAGTAGAAAAACGGTCTCAATCTCTGATAGTTTACGATTTGTATGTGCTATAGCTTTTTCAAACTCGAAATCTCCAGGATTCCTTAGACCCCTTAAAATAAAACTGGCATTTATTTTTTTACAGAAATCTACGGTTAGACCTTCATATGTCATAACCTTAATTTTTGGCTCATCCTTAAAGGCCTCCTTGATAAAATGGGTCCTTTCTTCTAAGGTGAACATGTATTTCTTATCGGCATTGATTCCTATCGCAATAACTAATTCATCAAACAGGGTAATCCCTCTATGGATAATATCAAAATGTCCAAGGGTCAGCGGGTCAAAGGAGCCTGGAAAAATGGCACGTCTCATTACGGTTGGTTTTGCGTTGGTTAAAGTTACTTATTTTTCTTTTAAGGCTTCCTTGATGGCACTTTCAAAAAGCTGTGGTAGTTCAATGCCAGCCGCCTTGGCCTGTTGGGGTAAAATGCTTTCTTCGGTGAGACCTGGTGTTGTATTCATCTCTAACATAAAGGGTTGGTCCCCTACAAAAATGAACTCACTTCTAGAGAAGCCCTTCATTTTTAGTACTTCATAGGCGCGTTTTGCAGCTTCAGATACCATCAATTCCTGCTCCTTGGTTATTCTGGCAGGGGTTATTTCTTTAGATTTTCCTTCGTATTTGGCCTCATAATCAAAAAAGTCGTTCTCGGTGACTATTTCGGTAATGGGCAATACCTTGGTCGCTCCATTATAAGTGATGACCCCTACAGAGACTTCTGTACCATTTAAAAAACTTTCAATAATTATTTCGTCATCTTCTTTATAGGCCTTTAAAATTGCCTCAGAAAGATCTTCTTTTTGGTAGACTTTGGAGATGCCAAAGCTGCTGCCGGCTTTATTTGCCTTAACAAAACAGGGAAGACCTACTTTTTTGACAATCTCCTCTTCATTGATAGGATCTCCTAAATTTAAATAATAGGAAGTGGCAGATACAATACCATATGGTTTAAGCACACTCAAGAGATCCCTTTTGTTAAAGGTCAAGGCCGCTTGGTAATAATCACATGAAGTTTGGGGAATGCCCATCAATTTAAAATATCCCTGCATCAAACCATCTTCCCCTGGGGTGCCATGGATGGCATTAAAGACGCAATCAAAAACTATTTTTCCATTGGGCATGTCCAAAGAAAAATCAAACCTATTTATGGGATGCTCGTTTAGTTCTGCATCAACATGAACCCATTTTTCCTTATAAATATGGACAGGAAAGACATTGTATTTCTCCTTATCCAAATATTTAAGTACTACCCCTCCACTTTTTAGTGAAATCTTATATTCGCTGGAATACCCGCCCATGATGATGGCAATGTTCTTTTTCATCTGTAAATACTAGGTTGTATAATATGGATAGGTGTATTTATAAAGGTTGCCATATACCTAAACCATCAAAACAAATATCATTTTTTTAAAGTAAAGAAAAAAGCTTTGTGTTTCATATATTTGTTCGGATTATTAAAAGAGGTATGATGAATTTTTTCCGTTTTTTGGGAAGTAAGGTTTTTTTGAAACAATTGGCACTGGCAGCAGTGGTTTTGGTGCTATTGGTTTTTGGAATTATGCAATGGTTAAAAAGCTCAACCAATCACGGTGAATTTATTACCGTGCCCGATCTTTCAAAATTATCGGTTTCGGACATGAGGGATGTTATAGAGCAAAACAACCTGAGGTATGAGGTGTTGGATTCCGCAAATTACAATCCCGATTATCCGAGATTTTCGGTGATTGAGCAGAACCCACCAGCTGGCAACAAGGTGAAAGCCAACAGGAAAATTTATATTACTGTAAACCCATCGGGGTATAACAAAGTAACTGTCCCGGACATTATACAGAATTCTATCCGTAATGCCACTTCAAAATTAAGAGCAGTAGGCCTGGACGTACAACGTATTACCTACATTGAGGAAATGGGCAAGGATATGGTTTACGAGATTAGGTTTAAAGGAAAATATATAAAACCTGGGGATCAATTACCCAAGACTTCAAAAATTGAACTTGTCTGTGGAAGGGGAGAAATAACAGAAAGGGCTGTCATTAAAGATGAATCAGAAGAATAACATATGGAAGAGGTAAATGGGCCGGAATTGAATGAAGAGGAGTTATTTGAACATTTCAAATTTGTAGCCGGAAAGGGGCAAGAGCCACTTAGGGTTGACAAATTTTTGATGAATTTTATTGAAAACGCCACAAGGAACAAAATTCAACAAGCAGCCAAAGAAGGAAATATTTGGGTGAATGATTCCATAGTTAAGTCGAACTATAAGGTGAAGGCAGGAGATGAGGTTCGTGTGATGTTTGAGCATCCTCCCTATGAGTTTCTTCTTACTCCAGAGGACATTCCTTTAAATATAGTTTATGAGGACGATGTGCTGTTGGTGGTAAACAAAACTCCTGGGATGGTTGTGCATCCTGGTCACGGCAATTATTCTGGCACCTTGATCAATGCACTTTTGCACCACATAGATTCGCTCCCCTTAAATAGTGATGAAAGGCCAGGGCTTGTTCATAGAATCGATAAAGATACTTCTGGATTATTAGTGGTAGCCAAAACAGAAGCGGCCATGACGCATTTGGCAAAACAATTCCATGATAAAACCTCGGAAAGGGAATATATAGCCATCGTCTGGGGCAACGTGGAGGATGAAAGTGGCACCATTGAAGGACATATTGCCAGAAATCCTAAGAACCGTCTCCAAATGGAGGTTTTTCCTGAGGGGGATCAAGGCAAGGAAGCGGTTACGCACTATAAAGTATTGGAACGTTTGGGCTATGTTACCGTTGTTTCCTGTAAGTTGGAAACAGGAAGGACCCATCAGATCCGGGTGCATATGAAGTATATAGGCCATACCTTGTTTAATGATGAACGCTACGGGGGAGAAAAAATATTAAAGGGAACTACCTTTACCAAATACAAGCAATTTGTGGACAATGCCTTCAAGATCTTGCCAAGGCAGGCCCTTCATGCAAAA encodes the following:
- a CDS encoding response regulator encodes the protein MKKINSVCIIDDDPIVVFGIKKMLGTVVNCENIFTYGNGRLALEGIRKMIEENNEVPSIIFLDINMPIMDGWEFLEEFITLKLDKKVYINIVTSSIDPCDKRKSETFKSRTHHTIEYKTKPIRRNEIEEITNAA
- the coaD gene encoding pantetheine-phosphate adenylyltransferase, which codes for MRRAIFPGSFDPLTLGHFDIIHRGITLFDELVIAIGINADKKYMFTLEERTHFIKEAFKDEPKIKVMTYEGLTVDFCKKINASFILRGLRNPGDFEFEKAIAHTNRKLSEIETVFLLTSSGKSYISSSIVRDVIRNGGDYTGLVPESVRVKK
- a CDS encoding biotin--[acetyl-CoA-carboxylase] ligase yields the protein MQIIKLNATESTNAYLKELLAEVALKDFTVVVASEQSKGRGQMGTLWESEPGKNLTFSVLKRFDNFLVSNQFMINVLVSMALYEHLKKLHIPDLCVKWPNDILSGHHKIAGILIENILSGDKIQSSVIGIGLNVNQIHFNNLPNVSSLKLISGKNLDLEELLTSLLETMGELFEILKSKSPAKEKALLEKYKSVLFRKDKPSTFRNENDQLFMGFITDVSSEGKLIITLEDGIKKEFGLKEIKLLY
- a CDS encoding RluA family pseudouridine synthase — its product is MEEVNGPELNEEELFEHFKFVAGKGQEPLRVDKFLMNFIENATRNKIQQAAKEGNIWVNDSIVKSNYKVKAGDEVRVMFEHPPYEFLLTPEDIPLNIVYEDDVLLVVNKTPGMVVHPGHGNYSGTLINALLHHIDSLPLNSDERPGLVHRIDKDTSGLLVVAKTEAAMTHLAKQFHDKTSEREYIAIVWGNVEDESGTIEGHIARNPKNRLQMEVFPEGDQGKEAVTHYKVLERLGYVTVVSCKLETGRTHQIRVHMKYIGHTLFNDERYGGEKILKGTTFTKYKQFVDNAFKILPRQALHAKTLGFVHPVTGEFMRFDSEIPEDMANCIDKWRQYAKHSLEE
- the pyrE gene encoding orotate phosphoribosyltransferase — its product is MVLNKDTANKTAELLLQINAIKLTPENPFTWASGWKSPIYCDNRIILSYPTIRNYVRDEMAKQVENLYGKPDVIAGVATGAIGIGMLVAETLGLPFVYVRPEPKSHGRQNQIEGYLEANQTVVVIEDLISTGKSSLNAVDALKESGANVKGMIAIFTYGFSVAVDNFKEKDVELHTLSDYDHLIKQASETNYIKEAQLNTLLAWKNNPAEWNK
- the rsfS gene encoding ribosome silencing factor encodes the protein MQNSKVSQDELITSILFGIEEVKGNHINILDLREIENTVCDYFIICDGTSNTHVNAIVNSIQKTVSKGLKDKPWHVEGSDNSEWVLMDYVNVVVHVFQTQTREYYDIEGLWGDAKVTAIESSFNK
- a CDS encoding D-alanine--D-alanine ligase, whose amino-acid sequence is MKKNIAIIMGGYSSEYKISLKSGGVVLKYLDKEKYNVFPVHIYKEKWVHVDAELNEHPINRFDFSLDMPNGKIVFDCVFNAIHGTPGEDGLMQGYFKLMGIPQTSCDYYQAALTFNKRDLLSVLKPYGIVSATSYYLNLGDPINEEEIVKKVGLPCFVKANKAGSSFGISKVYQKEDLSEAILKAYKEDDEIIIESFLNGTEVSVGVITYNGATKVLPITEIVTENDFFDYEAKYEGKSKEITPARITKEQELMVSEAAKRAYEVLKMKGFSRSEFIFVGDQPFMLEMNTTPGLTEESILPQQAKAAGIELPQLFESAIKEALKEK
- a CDS encoding M14 family metallopeptidase yields the protein MRYFLIFSILFLLLSCEKKIEDKIAEYPTPFENSNGNQTATYNEVIEFYIQLAKGFPAINIQTIGETDSGNPLHIVTFNLDGDFNFSKIGKDKTIVLINNGIHPGESDGIDATMALFRDLAVEKITPPKNTVITTIPIYNIDGALNRNSTTRANQNGPESYGFRGNAQNYDLNRDFIKSDTKNAKTFADIFHLVKPDIFIDNHVSNGADYQYTLTHLFTQHNKLGGDLGTYLNQELRPKLEESLAASNWNITPYVNVFNTVPEKGFSQFMDSPRYSTGYTTLWNTLGMMVETHMLKPYKKRVEGTYHLMVKMIEIADTDTKKIKELREHAFSEQLEMDYYPLQWEVDSTKVSTLNFKGFEADTLISEVTGLPRLKYDRKRPFTKKVAYSDNFKPSVIVEVPKAYIIKKGWSKVVDLLAKNQISYKTLQQDSTFLVESYKIEAYSTYDRPYEGHYPHYGTKISKKSDTIRFLQGDYLVPTNQPGMRYLLETLEPEAPDSFFNWNFFDTILSRKEGFSPYVFEDIALEMLQENNSLNLEFQLKKEMEPDFAQNWYAQLDWLFVHSEYYESAHMQYPVYRILKDSGLASQ
- a CDS encoding NUDIX hydrolase, translated to MYKVFVNESVLILTNKLSETDNSKYFLLNGKSINAAIAALAKNKITEAYIYHPNHEEILKKFTKKIPLVVAAGGVVTNKEGKVLFIYRNDKWDLPKGKVDKGETLPDAAIREVEEETGVRGLKIENFLRTTYHIFKRNGTYKLKEVHWYAMRTAYRGPLVGQADEGIVKVKWKGPKKIKKALQNSYTNIKILFED
- a CDS encoding PAS domain-containing sensor histidine kinase, giving the protein MVNTKQSRSINYLIKQLPMATVYINDNYKIEHASDQWIKIFNLNPNEVIGSSLHDLVGEINSKWKLIFEKCLIDKETQSGTDLYIDCNTTKNWFEWTSIPWFDEKENVIGIIVQAQNITKYIQNEVKAKKLEMLLHETRELSKIGTWEYNPHTKELNWCDVVKNIHEVPLDFVPTIEFGINSYKEGYSRSLISKVVDGAIQNGKPWNEKVQLITSKGNEIWVIAAGKPIFKKGKLISLIGTFQDVNEQTLKDIKIQESENLLRTLIDNLPLNVYIKDLESRKILVNKSECEYLGVEHQEELLGKSDFDLYDKKIAQISRNEDLKVINSMKPIIGKETVNITKDGIATHFLTSKIPVKGLDGKANALVGFSLDISKLKQKEEELRDLINVSSLQNKKLINFAHIVSHNLRSHTANFSMLLDFLINEKNEDEKLKIVNMLTDASDNLLETLDNLNEVVAINTNVNLGKHPIHLNSKIKAVQQNLLAFLRNNNAKIINNIPEDVHIKAIPAYLDSILMNFMTNAVKYKDPNRDPVITLSIKRSQGYTVLSIADNGLGIDLKKYGSKLFGMYKTFHNNTDARGIGLYITKNQIEAMNGKIITTSEVGKGTTFNIHFHEKD
- a CDS encoding PASTA domain-containing protein encodes the protein MMNFFRFLGSKVFLKQLALAAVVLVLLVFGIMQWLKSSTNHGEFITVPDLSKLSVSDMRDVIEQNNLRYEVLDSANYNPDYPRFSVIEQNPPAGNKVKANRKIYITVNPSGYNKVTVPDIIQNSIRNATSKLRAVGLDVQRITYIEEMGKDMVYEIRFKGKYIKPGDQLPKTSKIELVCGRGEITERAVIKDESEE